AAGTGCAAAAGTGAGCATCTACCTCacttttcttcaactttcttcacttcttcttcttcttcttcttgaaaGCATGTAACACCTCTAGGTGTGtttccacaagtttaccatggtaaactaaggtggaacatcaccattttgaggtccaaactttctgttttggagAAGAACTTTActtaaactttgttaaacttCTTTTAACTTTTGAAATCTTGTACCTACCTTGCTTCTAACCAAGTCCATGGTTCGGGTGCTTGTGTATGGTTGATTCCTATGAGTTTAGAGGTGCAAACACCCTCTAAACTTTCTGCTTTGATAAGGTTCCAAGCAACCTTCAAGTGTGTGACCATCCAAGCTCACCATTGTTCATATGGTGAGTCTTGTATTTGTCTAAATGTGTGAACCATGGAAGCTTGGGCTTTCCAAACTTGTTCCACTACCTCACTTGATGTTTTACTATGATCATACCCTAAGTCACAAAGCAACTTCCATTAAAGGGACAAAGCTACGACACGTCCCCGAACGCTTTCCATGCTCGGAATGCACGCACCTAGCTTGCTCTCTTGGTTGTTTTAGGACTTAGAGTGATATCAAGTAGCTTCCAAGAGTCAAAGTAACATAACCCCGCCTCGCCTCCAACATTTGCCATGTTGGGTATGACACGCCCGGCTTATTCTTACTTGGCTACTTGAACAAatagttagttagttttattcttattcatgaccaaccggatcatcaactaagttaatgaccttgtgctttggtgaattcATACAATGAGGTTTAATGGATGCTAATCATCCCACAtccatgcttgacttatatgACAATACATGATAATACATAATGGACTATACTATaagatatataatatatatttactaaCTGAATTCTTGATATTAACCGGATTATGGTTAGATGTCATGAACTTAAGTTATATTATCTTCATTCTAGACTCCTCGTttgtgattctaatgggcaagttAGGACCCATGAAAACACATAAGCAACTTAGTGTCCAAACAAGTATTTAGACAAGATATATTTTCATGTACATATACTTTTTATACTTAATTCCGAATCTGAACTCTCTACAACTTCGAATACTCATACACCTTCGTTTCCCCAATGTAGGATAACTTTGGTGCTCCACTCTCATAAAATCATCAACTCGCGTTTAATTGAAAGCTTTGCAAACCATGAGTGTACATGACCCCTTTTACTTTTTACACTTTTCGGTGCAATACTTATTCTTTATTAAAACGCACACATACACTTACAAACATGCTTGacacaaacaaacaatccaatataCATGCTTAATATGTGATGTTAGAACTCATACATGCTAGAATACTTATTTGCTTTATACTTGTCATTAAGTTCGTACAAGCCTCcattaacatgtatagcgctataggagtaacacgTCGCCCATATTCTcgaggtcatgttaagttataCAAAACGGTCTTGTCGTTGCGATGACAAGATTATGCTAGTGGGAAACTTTGGGTTGACAATTATAAGTTGTAAGCTAGTATTGTTATGTTAAGTCTTATTTTACGATTATGCCATGTGAATTCGTTTAACcattttatacttatgctagtaattcaaacttgtatgctcgccaatactttatGTGTTGGCATGTACTTTAATATGTATTGCAGGAACTTGATGATGTTATGATGAAAGAAATCTAGTAGGAAGACTAGAAACACACTTTAATGTAGTATTATATTGTACTTTGTTTCTTTGTTGCAAGTTGTTGTAATTTGTTTCCCAAACAATGTATTTTCcgtttagaaatgaaatgaaattatgATTATTAATTACTAGTCGCAAATagtcgttatgaagtctcttgcaatctcgttttcgtctcactctgatgttttcaccatcggttggggtgtgacacggcATTTGTGAGGTCGGCTGGtgtaattgttaagtattgcaatGCTCCCTCGAGTTGTTGATATAAAAAACTGTCCGGCAATAGAGGCTCGCTGGAGGCACTTAATTTGGGTGACGTGTCACACGGTGTTGAAGCGGGTTTGCAATCAGCCATGTTACCCTGTTTTAGTATATTGGCGGCATAAGATGCTTGCGATAGAAACAATCTGCCACTTTTCTTGTTAACCGATTTCCAAGAGAGTGGTGAAGTTCACCTAGGTCAGTCCTCACGAATTCGGATGATAAGGTTTGGATGACACGTTGAAGAAGTGTGTTGTGAGATGTCGTGAGAATGATGTCGTCTACATATAACAATAGGTAGGCAATCTGATTACCTTTTCAATATATGAAAAGGATGTGTCACGGACCGTACTATCAAATCCACACGTGGTAACGTATGTTGCCAACCTTTCATACAAAATACGTGGTGCTTATTTCCAACCATATACAGACTTCTTCAACCTACAAACATGGTTATAGAAGTTTTTATCGGTGTAGCCCGGTGGTTCAAACATGATAATTGTCTTCGTGAATGACCAGATTCCAATTCAAATGGAATCCTTCAACTAAGCAATGAGATGCTTAAATAGAATTCTTTTAGCTCTAATAAATCAGGAGGAATTTAATGACATGGCATGAATTCAAGTCCTGGATTTTAACGGAAGATATTGTCAACAAATAAAAGAACGTCTTGTTCATTAACATCTCTGAAATACATCAAAATTCCAACACTTGAATAGATTGGTATGAATTTTGTAAAGatgcagttttttttttttttttttttcagtcagTATAGTAGGAAAGTGTTTTTGACATCGAGTTAGTGAATTGGCCAACTTCATGAGATGGCAAGGCTAAGGACAACTTGTCACAGTTAACCCCAACTTGTTGGCTTTTACCATTAACCACAAGACAAGCTTTATATCTTTGTAGAGTATCATTGGCATTAAACTTAGGACTAAACAACCACATGCATGTGATTATATTAGTATTGGAAGGCCTTGGTTGGTACTAGCTCCCAAGTCTCATTATCAAGAAGCATGTAGtaaaccaaaataaaaaaaaaaaatcataagtcAAGAACCATAAAACCAAGAACTCTACTATTATCAACTCTTTCATGCAGTCAAACAAAAAGTCTTTTATTTGACAAAAGAATTAACTATaccatttttatataaaaatacaaTCAGCCGACCCTTTATAGATATTCAAGATTATACCAAAAATGTATATTGCATATGTTGCTCTCAGCTTCAATCATCAACTATCTGTGCATTAAATTATGACCTACAGAaattatatattatgtttaatagcGAGTTACATGTGGATCtctaaataaatatgtaaataattaaaaaaaaaatgtcaaGAAATAATAAAGAGAGCATACCAGTTATACTTGAGACAAGATCACAAGACCAAAGTATGTAGCTATACCGAGAAAAATGAGAGATATAAGACCCCTGCCAGATCAGATCAACTTACACATTACATATGTTATGTGTTTCTACATCTCATTTAAGTTGCAACAATCATTCCAATTATACGAAAATGTGTTACTTCAGATTGTATTTGTTCAGGCTCGTGTCAAATGGGTAAAAAGTGTGTACATATATATAAAATGGCTAAAAATGCAACGGGTCAAACGATGAAAATGCGTCGGTTTGGGTTCATGGGCTGTATTTGTTTAATAACAGATCAAATGGGTTAAATcatcagtaaatcccaccaatagcaaagctaaggcagggtctgaggagggtagatgtagacagccGTACCTCTagcccgtaggaatagagaggctgctttcagtgagacccctggctcgattgtagttttgtatcaaatGGGTTAAATACGGAAAAAAAAAATAGCTAGAAATGTAACGGGTCACACATGGGTGAAAAAATGTTGGAGGTCCAAAATCACCTAACATGTATTCAAATGTTTCCAAAGTCCAAGATCATTTTATCTCAAAACACAAGGTAACTATCTAtgtgttggccgttcaaaaaaaaagtacGTTAATTATTTACAAATCTCAAAAATGGACAAAAGGGTATGCAAATATCAAGTCAGCCAACCAGACCTGACCCGCACATAAAGCTAACCGTTATGACCTTTACCCAACCAACCGATCTCGTCAACTCTATGATTATCTAATGCTGATTCTGATTATCCAAGTCGTAATAACTTATTTTATCAGCAAAATTCATTTAATATGCAACTTATATAATTAGGGgaggggggtggtcactagtgaccatttttccatcactcacaatatccaatcatgttccgccatgtcagcaaccatttttccatcactcaccaccacacccaacaatttccccccaaccaacaattaccctCACAAATAAAACCATCACGGCGTGGAAAAAATAACGAAATCATGTTTTCGTTATACTATAACGCGTTATACTTTCTTGTGGGGGTGGGAAAATGGATTTATATTTGATTTCATGGAAAAAATAACGGACCGCCCCCTTATGGCTTACAGATGGATAACATATTATGATGAAAGAAGAATAACTGACCATATGACACCCCACCCGACACCATTACACGGACAAGGACATACTTCTGCGAACTTCTCAGCATCACTAGTGTGAACCTGTCTGGATATTAGATCACCGTATATATCTGCATAAAAATGTTAACTTTTCATTTATAACTCTATAAATTCGTGCACAATGGATATGTTAATAAAAttagaaagaaaaaaatatatatatatatattccacgGAAATTAAGATCATACCATAGATAGAAAACACACTGTTCATCACACCTGCAAATTATTGAGTGAGTAATGTATTTATTTCAGTCACTATAGCTTCGATTAAAATTCAGTGAAACGAGAGATCATGACGATGGAAGTACCAATGAACATTATGATGTACCGAAGAATTCGAActtttgttgtttcttgcaaaatCCAAACCACAGCAAGGACCACAATAAATCCTGATAATTGTAATGGTTATAAATAAGTGTCAAAAGTTACAagtttatttaaataataataataattcaaccCATTTACTTATAAATGGTTAGATGTTGGTTTTGTTTGATATCTATTGGTTCAAACATGTAAAAGAAAGTAAAGTAAGTAcgtggatggtccctgtggtttactaaAACATTGGATTTGGTCGCtaactttccaaaagtacacggatggtccctatgatttgcacattgtaacacatttagtaaaaaaatatatcatccgttacaaagtgcaaaccacagggaccatctgtgtacttttggaaagcgagggaccaaatccaaaattttggtaaaccacggGGATCATCCGTGTAATTTATCaaagtaaaaaaatataaaaaatagctaaaaatgaaacgGTCCAAAAGCTACAAAACCGCCCGACCtacccattttgccacctctaacTAGAAAGGACGACGTAAGGAAGCTAGTAAGGTCATACCTATGCAAAGCCCGCGAAGCGTCCACTGTGAATATGACACAAGAGTAAAGATCAGGAGATATTTCTAAGCTAGAGCGGGCAATTTCAACTGATTTATATGAAACAAAATTGGTAAAATCGTATTAAAATTTATAAATGACGGGTCAAAGGGGTAAAATTAAAACGAGTTTAAACCGCTTGAACGGTTTAAAGGTCGCATGGTGATAACAAGTTTAAAACCTCCTAGGTtattttattcaaaaacattaaCCGTGATTTAACATTGATTTTGTAATTAATTTAACCAATTAATTATTTACAAGATTAAATAAATGGATAAAAAGTGTTGTTAGTTCAACCGAGCTTGGTTTTCAGCAGTGATggacccagaaattatttgtTGGGGTGCGGATaaggtgttcaaccatattttcagagtttttttgcctaaaatatacactaaattttttttctcaaggggtgcggccgcccaccctggCCAAAGGGTAGGTCCGCCCCTAGTTTTCAGTCTAGAATCATGTCAGGTCGAAAATataaagattttttttattattgaaaatcttgaaaatagaTAGGAAATTGCAAGTGTATCTAAAAATGGAAGGGAATTTTTTATAGGTCAACATGAACCCGACCTGTTTTTAAAACGGATCAACACAAGCACGACTCATTTTCTATAACGGATTTAGGCAATGAGATGGAGAAAGTGGTTTACATTTTTAGCCACAAAAAGCACAATAATCAAGGCAGCTGCTAAACATCCAGCAGCAACTCTTGCAGCTATAAGATTTGTCGACGCCAGTATCAAAACCATCCCCCAAAATGAGGATCCTAAATCTTTCAAGCCACAAGAAACGACGTAAGAACTTAATAAGCAGCTAAAAACTCATAATATTCTTAGGAAGGAGAAAGAAAGAAATTTACATCCAGCTGGTAATATAAACCAATATACACCGCCGCGTGTTTGGGTCATTCCACCTTCATCGGCAAAAATTTGCATTCCTTCCACCTTCATTTCACATGAAAAGTTAATTGAGCGTATGATAAAATAATGTGTACTGGTggccgttacgacccgtttactTAGGAATGGGTTGATATGGGTTTTCtttatctcaaacgggtcaaataaaaatAGTTAGCTCAAAGGGGAATTGGTCGAACATTTTAATGCACACAACCTCCTAAATCATTCTTATTCAAAGTTTCAGATTATAATTTTTACTAACTTTGTTTTGTAATCATAATTTATGCACTAATTATTCTTTGAAAAACTAAAAACTGAAGAAAGAAAAATGTTTAAGGGTGACCCATATCATTCTTGCTCTATTGTCCAATCTTCCCATCTTGCCACATCTACATTCTGTTCAGAATACTTAATATAAAAtcataagagtaaattacgattttggcccctgtgattatatcacttttacccttttagcccaaaaaggaattttttaacatctgagcccctaacgtctttttttctaaccattttggcccctaacactaaccccatccatttacttttaggggccaaaagggttagaaaaaaaaaacgttggggcccaaaagggttagaaaaaaaagacgttggggctccagatgttaaaagattcctttttggactaaaagggtaaaagtgatataaccacaggggccaaaatcgtaatttactcaaaTCATAGAGTAAAATTGGTTAtgtagacccccccccccctcctctTTCTCCCTCTCTCAATATATGTATACACATACACACAGGGATGGACCTACATCTGAATTGGGTGTGTAAGGGTATGCACCTACATACCCTATAATTATTTTCCTATTAATTGTTTtgtacaaaatatatatatatatatggtgcaTACCCTATTTCAGATTCATGGATCTGGGACACCTAAAGTTGTATTTATCAACTGGAGAACATAAAgcaaattacaaaaaaaaaaaaaaaaaaaaaaacacacacacacacacacacaaataaaATCCTCACATGGCCACATGTAAGTTTGCAAGCAACAGCATGACTGGCTTCATGAAGAAAAATAGTGACAAGCTTGAATGGTAAAAGCACTATTGTCCTCCATAGCTACAACAGGAAATCAAGTAAGTAACCAGTATAAGAAATTAACCACATGATATAACAAAAAAAGAACAATAACATAAAAGAAATATGTATGATTCTGCTAAATATTTCGCCACCAAACTACTTATGACATTAAACATATTATAAGAAAAACAAAATACACAACccaatttaatatattataagaaaaataaaatataatacagATGGGTCAACCCGGCCCGTTTAGAATAAACCCGAACCCAtaaatttcgtgttaggttcatGTCTTGTTTTCAAGTTGTGTCGGAAATTCACAACCCTGGTTGAAGGGCAATAAAAAACAAATCTTGAGAGTGGACAGTATTAGTTCATTAGAAATGAATTATCTTTAACTGTTTATGGTCTAtagaatcccaaacaccccctagcAGTCAAACAAGCAAGCATCAATCAACCATTTCAAAAAACTAGGAGTTAATTCCTGTGGTTTTACGTTTTTTCACATTTAGTCCcgccttttgaaaatagcaggtatgcttctatggtttgttattttgttactcggatagtcccagttagtttggaaatagcaggtatgctcctatggtttgtcattttgttactcggatgggTAAatgtcagggactatccgagtaacaaaatgacaaactctcaggggactatccgaataacaaaatgacaaaccatagggggAGTATACCTTGCTATttccaaaaggtggggactacagggaccatccgggcaattaactgtAAAACTAGTGAATGCACAACAAGCATTTCCTAAAAACTGCAATACAATGACTCAAACAAGTAACAAAAAGGtgatcataataataataatcaaagagaaagaagaagaaaccgCAAGAATGACAATGACACAGAAAGCCAGAGTGATAAGAAACAGCAACTGATCATGATTACAACAGTCTCTGAGCTCCCAATTAGCCATGTTTATCTCTAGAAAGAATAAAGATTGATGGGAAATGAGTGGGATTTAAGGAAATTATGAGGTGGGTTGGGATCTAGAGAAGAAATGGGCATGATTTATTTATGGAAGCCAGGGGTCAATGAATATTTTACAAATATTCTgagaaaagaaaaaagaaagagaaaTAGAGGAGGGTCTTGGCTTGGCTTGGCTTGGCTTGGGGAAGAACAATGCATTTTAttattctttctttctttggtgTTGACTTGATTCAAAGTTACAAGCTTTTTTCATAAAGAATTATTATTGTAAATACTATGGACAGTGTGGGTCCTGGTAATAAATTATTACTATACATTCAAATAATTGAAAAGTAATATAAAAAAAGGAACcatgttaaaataattattatatttttggCGCTATGTGGTTCATGTGAACTAAGAAAATTTTCAACAACAATAGTctatacataaataaaataataattaatgaGATATAAGATTTAGGGATCAACTATACCAATACCCTTGCAGCTCAGCTCGCAAGAAATGTGAAGGTTTACCCACAGGTTACGGGTTCAATTCTGGGTCAGTGGGGTTCCTGCACGGGGCTTAGGCCAGACCGACCGGGAGATACCGCATTGCAGGCCGGCGGATTCGAACCTGAGCGGGTATGCCTAGAGGCGGCCAAGGTAACCGGTTGATCCACTCCTTCCAAAAAAAACTATACCAATACCCTTTACTTTCTAACGTCACACCCTCGTTGAATGTCCTTTAAGCTTGAATCAAACGGTTGTTTGTCCATTTGTGGTATTTTAAGTCAAATTTTGGGCCTCTGAATTTCAAATGGCCGTTTGGGTATATGTCGACGGCAGTTTCACAGATATATATGTCATATCATGGGCCCCTTGAATTTCAAACGGTCGTTTCCTTGTTGTTCAATAGCCGTTTGACGACGTGGAACGGGGTGAGATTAGAAAGCGAGAGTGTGGGTATAGTATGGCCCTTTTTCTTGTTAGTTAAAAGTAGAGcgaaattataattattatattggAATTCTTGTGTGTATTTTAGTCTAGCTCCTTGCTAGCTTATGTgtttaaaaatattatatttttaattaaCTTTCTAAATTAAAATCAAAGAAACTCGTACCCTTTATCACATTATATGCCAATACAAGCAAAACGGTGGCAAGTGTTAAACCGAGCTAAAGACAGCCCTTTAATTATAGAACCAACAATTTCAATTGTAGGAATATAGCCAACACAAAGTCTTTGCAAGCAACATATCACAAAATGTAAATCAATATCAAGATTTTCCATGCGTAGATGAAACATGGGATGAATTGCGGGGTAGGGATGTCAAAATCGTTTCGCGTTGAAAGGTATAGGGTTGGCGGGTTAAATTGTTCAACCCTGACACAACTCATATATTTGTCTATGTCAAAAACATCACCTCTAACCCGGACACACTTGGAATCGTATAACCCAAACACGACTCGTTTAACTCATTTATCTAAACGTGTCAGGTTGACAGGTAGTAATCAAGATGTAACCGTGTTAATTGGATTGGTGGGTGTACTTTAAATGGGTAGTAAACGGGTTGGCAAGTCAACATTTTAACTAAAACATGTTAGTGGATCAACGTGTTGAATTAAACATGTTAAGTGGTCAACTCAAA
The Helianthus annuus cultivar XRQ/B chromosome 6, HanXRQr2.0-SUNRISE, whole genome shotgun sequence genome window above contains:
- the LOC110865958 gene encoding uncharacterized protein LOC110865958 isoform X1 — translated: MANWELRDCCNHDQLLFLITLAFCVIVILALWRTIVLLPFKLVTIFLHEASHAVACKLTCGHVEGMQIFADEGGMTQTRGGVYWFILPAGYLGSSFWGMVLILASTNLIAARVAAGCLAAALIIVLFVAKNWTLRGLCIGFIVVLAVVWILQETTKVRILRYIIMFIGVMNSVFSIYDIYGDLISRQVHTSDAEKFAEVCPCPCNGVGWGVIWGLISLIFLGIATYFGLVILSQV
- the LOC110865958 gene encoding uncharacterized protein LOC110865958 isoform X2; its protein translation is MQIFADEGGMTQTRGGVYWFILPAGYLGSSFWGMVLILASTNLIAARVAAGCLAAALIIVLFVAKNWTLRGLCIGFIVVLAVVWILQETTKVRILRYIIMFIGVMNSVFSIYDIYGDLISRQVHTSDAEKFAEVCPCPCNGVGWGVIWGLISLIFLGIATYFGLVILSQV